From a single Flavobacteriales bacterium genomic region:
- a CDS encoding alpha/beta fold hydrolase, which produces MNNLTFLLRSTLLGLASFLLGSNVSLAQMGENGGHKMLINGDSLYVEVMGKGDPIVFIPGGPGNSHDYMQLYMGDLADKYQLIFFDAFGRGYSARAKSPSEYSIQRDIDDLEALREALHLDKWTVFGHSYGTVVAQGYALAHPDHLKRLVIAAGFHSGEMWQANCDSYNHLCQTQFPEKWAKVDSLRHEGYVSSDSVFMDVYGSIPTGFMYIHDMHNRKKLERKPDMAPDHMMNTDVYYTLIGRDADFFVGGQMIDLDYRKRLKEVKAPTLLLFGRYDFVAIPEYAIQYKKYMPQAEFVMFENSGHNPMAEEHDKFRKVFDAFMKK; this is translated from the coding sequence ATGAACAACCTCACTTTTTTGCTTCGCTCCACCCTACTTGGCCTGGCCTCATTTCTTCTTGGTTCTAATGTTTCTCTCGCTCAGATGGGGGAAAATGGCGGGCACAAGATGCTGATCAACGGCGACAGCCTGTATGTGGAGGTGATGGGCAAAGGTGACCCGATCGTGTTCATCCCGGGAGGTCCGGGCAATTCACATGACTACATGCAATTGTACATGGGAGACCTGGCCGACAAGTACCAGCTGATCTTTTTTGATGCATTCGGACGGGGGTATTCCGCAAGAGCGAAATCCCCCTCCGAGTACAGCATCCAAAGAGACATCGACGACCTCGAAGCTTTGAGGGAAGCCTTGCACCTGGATAAATGGACGGTGTTCGGACATTCTTATGGAACCGTAGTAGCCCAGGGATATGCCCTGGCACACCCCGATCACCTGAAACGCCTGGTGATTGCTGCAGGCTTCCACAGCGGTGAAATGTGGCAGGCCAACTGCGACAGCTACAACCACCTTTGCCAGACGCAATTCCCGGAGAAATGGGCCAAAGTGGATTCATTGCGACACGAAGGTTATGTTTCCAGCGATTCTGTATTTATGGACGTGTATGGAAGCATCCCAACCGGTTTCATGTACATTCACGACATGCACAACAGGAAAAAACTGGAAAGAAAACCCGACATGGCTCCCGATCACATGATGAACACGGATGTATACTATACCCTGATCGGGCGCGATGCCGACTTTTTTGTCGGAGGACAAATGATAGATCTTGACTACAGAAAGCGATTGAAAGAGGTCAAGGCGCCTACCCTCTTGCTATTCGGGCGTTATGATTTCGTGGCCATTCCTGAATACGCCATCCAGTACAAGAAGTACATGCCGCAAGCTGAATTCGTGATGTTTGAGAACAGCGGCCATAACCCGATGGCAGAAGAACACGATAAGTTCCGAAAGGTATTCGATGCATTCATGAAAAAATAG
- the asnB gene encoding asparagine synthase B yields MCGFIGVFDLKQDAQELRTQVLEMSKRIRHRGPDWSGMYYGDRALLAHERLAIVDPTSGRQPLFSENGKQVLAVNGEIYNHRELRNQLKNPYNFRTESDCEIILALYRDKGVDFLEDLNGIFAFALYDEENDSYLIARDHMGIIPLYMGHDPNGQFYVASELKALEGICNHIELFPPGHYLSSKDDKPKRWYTRDWESYDTVKDNKTDIAELRDALEKAVQRQLMSDVPYGVLLSGGLDSSVISAIAKKFASKRVESDSKQDAWWPQLHSFAVGLEGSPDLAAARKVADHIGTIHHEIHFTIQEGLDAIRDVIYHLETYDVTTIRASTPMYLMARAIKSMGVKMVLSGEGSDELFGGYLYFHKAPNPQAFHEETVRKLSKLHLYDNLRANKSLAAWGVEGRVPFLDKEFIDVAMRINPKDKMITKDRMEKWVVRKAFEDYLPESVAWRQKEQFSDGVGYSWIDTLKQVAAEKVSDEQMANAKFRFPINPPMSKEEYHYRTIFTEHFPSDAAASTVPSVPSVACSTPEALAWDESFRNANDPSGRAVKNVHMEAYK; encoded by the coding sequence ATGTGTGGATTTATTGGTGTGTTTGACCTGAAGCAAGACGCGCAGGAATTACGTACCCAGGTCTTGGAAATGTCCAAGCGCATTCGGCATCGTGGTCCCGACTGGTCGGGCATGTACTACGGTGACCGTGCGCTGCTGGCACATGAACGCCTGGCAATTGTTGATCCGACCTCCGGAAGACAACCGCTTTTCAGTGAAAACGGCAAACAGGTACTGGCCGTAAACGGTGAGATCTACAACCACCGAGAGCTGCGGAACCAGCTGAAGAATCCCTACAACTTCCGTACGGAATCCGATTGCGAAATTATTCTGGCCCTTTACCGCGACAAGGGTGTGGATTTTCTTGAAGACCTCAACGGCATCTTTGCCTTCGCCCTGTATGACGAAGAAAACGATTCTTACCTGATCGCACGTGACCACATGGGCATCATCCCACTTTACATGGGCCATGATCCGAACGGACAATTTTATGTTGCTTCGGAACTGAAAGCCCTGGAAGGTATCTGCAACCACATCGAACTCTTTCCTCCCGGACACTACCTGTCGAGCAAAGACGACAAACCCAAGCGCTGGTATACCCGCGACTGGGAATCTTATGATACGGTAAAAGACAACAAGACAGATATCGCAGAGTTGAGAGATGCATTGGAAAAGGCCGTTCAGCGACAGCTTATGTCCGATGTGCCCTACGGTGTGTTGTTGTCGGGCGGACTGGACAGCTCGGTTATCTCTGCAATTGCTAAGAAATTCGCTTCCAAGCGGGTGGAAAGCGACAGCAAACAGGATGCATGGTGGCCACAACTCCACTCCTTTGCAGTGGGCCTGGAAGGCTCCCCCGACCTTGCCGCCGCAAGGAAAGTAGCTGACCACATCGGCACCATCCACCACGAAATTCATTTCACCATCCAGGAAGGACTGGATGCCATCAGGGATGTTATTTACCACCTCGAGACCTATGATGTAACCACCATCCGTGCATCCACTCCAATGTACCTCATGGCCCGTGCGATCAAATCAATGGGTGTAAAGATGGTGCTATCCGGTGAAGGTTCCGATGAATTGTTTGGCGGATACCTGTACTTCCACAAGGCCCCGAACCCACAGGCCTTCCATGAAGAAACCGTTCGCAAACTGAGCAAACTTCACCTGTATGACAACCTGCGTGCGAACAAGTCGCTGGCGGCATGGGGTGTGGAAGGACGTGTGCCCTTCCTTGACAAGGAATTCATAGATGTAGCCATGCGCATCAACCCCAAGGATAAGATGATCACCAAAGATCGGATGGAGAAATGGGTGGTACGCAAGGCCTTTGAAGATTACCTGCCGGAAAGCGTTGCATGGCGACAGAAGGAACAGTTCAGCGATGGTGTGGGCTATAGTTGGATTGACACATTGAAACAGGTAGCGGCAGAAAAGGTTTCCGACGAACAGATGGCCAATGCCAAGTTCCGTTTCCCCATCAACCCTCCGATGAGCAAGGAAGAGTACCATTACCGTACCATCTTCACCGAACATTTTCCATCGGACGCAGCAGCCTCCACCGTACCCAGCGTGCCGTCCGTGGCATGCAGTACACCTGAGGCGCTGGCTTGGGATGAAAGCTTCCGAAACGCCAACGACCCCTCCGGACGGGCCGTTAAGAACGTTCACATGGAGGCTTACAAGTAA
- a CDS encoding GWxTD domain-containing protein encodes MMKRHLFILMCCIGITTSAGAAGLEAFLSYATFYSPEQGPYVETYIMINGSTVAFSKGEDGRYRAQVEIALDILKGEEHVYTDRHVLVSPSISDATAENPNFLDQHRVALPNGQYVCRISLKDLDRDGNEIQQDFTLDIGISETDASLSDLEMVESYENTIGPPGSFSKSGKDIIPFPMEYFGAPNDKLIFYAEAYRTDTRWMAGQKFLVRYYIERYENEQPMSQYSRFVKMEAAPVNVVLGEFPLKDLRSGNYNLVVELRDTANQLVLQKKKYFQRSNPASTARTGYGLDASETFVASIGGGDTLMECIRCLYPVSQDFELQFAENAMKSNDEKLMRNYFYGFWVDRNPDNPEKAWNDYKAQVLLVDKMFGTKLNKGYATDRGRVYLKYGAPNSVSKEDREPSAYPYEIWHYYKLQNQTNRRFVFYNPDLVTDEFVLLHSDARGEIYNSQWDVEIHRRTSPVPTHDDQSVEKHFGGHTKDLYRSPR; translated from the coding sequence ATGATGAAGCGACATCTGTTCATACTCATGTGTTGTATCGGTATCACCACTTCTGCCGGTGCGGCTGGCCTTGAAGCATTTCTTTCCTACGCCACTTTTTATTCACCCGAACAGGGGCCGTATGTAGAGACTTACATCATGATCAACGGATCAACGGTTGCCTTCTCAAAGGGTGAAGACGGCCGGTATCGTGCGCAGGTGGAAATTGCATTGGATATTCTGAAAGGAGAGGAGCATGTGTATACCGACCGGCATGTGTTGGTAAGTCCTTCCATTTCGGACGCCACCGCTGAAAACCCGAATTTCCTTGACCAGCACAGGGTGGCCCTTCCCAATGGGCAATATGTGTGTCGGATCAGCCTGAAGGACCTTGATCGGGATGGAAATGAAATACAGCAAGACTTCACCCTCGATATAGGGATTTCGGAAACGGATGCAAGCTTGTCTGATCTGGAGATGGTGGAATCCTACGAAAATACCATTGGCCCCCCGGGAAGTTTCAGTAAAAGCGGAAAGGACATCATCCCATTTCCCATGGAGTATTTCGGAGCCCCCAATGATAAACTCATTTTCTATGCCGAAGCTTATCGCACGGATACCCGTTGGATGGCAGGGCAAAAATTCCTGGTCAGGTACTACATCGAAAGGTATGAAAATGAGCAGCCGATGAGTCAATACAGTCGGTTCGTGAAAATGGAAGCGGCTCCGGTGAATGTGGTTCTCGGGGAGTTTCCATTGAAGGATCTTCGTTCGGGTAACTACAACCTGGTCGTTGAATTAAGGGATACGGCGAATCAACTGGTGTTGCAGAAGAAAAAGTATTTTCAAAGAAGCAACCCGGCTTCCACGGCCAGAACCGGGTACGGCCTGGATGCGAGTGAGACCTTCGTGGCATCCATTGGTGGTGGAGATACACTGATGGAATGCATCCGTTGTTTGTATCCCGTCTCGCAGGATTTTGAGCTGCAATTCGCGGAAAATGCAATGAAAAGCAACGATGAAAAGCTGATGCGCAATTACTTCTACGGTTTTTGGGTTGATCGCAACCCTGATAATCCGGAGAAGGCCTGGAATGACTACAAAGCACAGGTTTTACTTGTAGATAAGATGTTCGGTACCAAGTTGAACAAAGGATATGCAACCGATCGAGGTAGGGTGTACCTGAAGTATGGTGCCCCCAATTCCGTGTCGAAGGAAGACAGGGAGCCTTCCGCATATCCCTATGAAATATGGCATTACTACAAGTTGCAGAACCAAACCAACCGCCGGTTTGTGTTCTATAACCCCGATCTGGTAACGGATGAATTTGTCCTGTTGCACAGCGATGCCCGCGGGGAGATTTACAACAGCCAGTGGGATGTGGAAATTCACCGGAGAACAAGCCCGGTTCCTACCCATGATGACCAATCTGTAGAAAAGCATTTCGGCGGCCATACCAAAGATTTGTATCGTTCACCCAGATGA
- a CDS encoding lysophospholipid acyltransferase family protein, whose translation MTAGYYLILFFCYSIALLPLPARKALASLVAFFLGYIVRYRHGVIRRNLEHALPAMERRERSALQRRIYRHLGDQFLEVISQLHITRKNIARYCTVTNPEVLARYYAEGKNIVAVLGHHGNWELASIALSHFGPHQAVAIYKPLSSHISDRLFHKIRCRLGLQLVTMKDTMRHFTSKHERPHLTIFAGDQSPMKSEIQHWCRFLNQDTPVYLGAEKIARKYDIPVLFVEMIQVKRFCYKLTLHKVTDHPKEEPTFAITNHHTRMLEEAIMRQPELWLWSHKRWKHSPEHAHSQV comes from the coding sequence ATGACAGCTGGCTATTACCTGATCCTCTTTTTTTGCTATTCGATTGCTTTGTTGCCGCTGCCTGCAAGGAAAGCCCTTGCCAGCCTTGTTGCATTTTTTCTTGGTTATATAGTACGTTACAGGCACGGCGTGATCCGGCGGAACCTGGAGCATGCACTTCCTGCTATGGAACGCAGAGAAAGATCTGCGCTTCAGCGGCGCATCTACCGGCACCTGGGTGACCAATTCCTGGAAGTGATCTCTCAACTGCACATCACCCGTAAAAACATTGCCCGGTATTGTACGGTTACAAACCCTGAGGTGCTTGCCAGGTATTATGCGGAAGGTAAAAACATTGTGGCCGTACTCGGCCATCATGGAAACTGGGAGTTGGCGTCCATTGCACTGAGTCACTTCGGGCCTCATCAGGCGGTAGCCATATATAAGCCGTTGTCAAGCCATATCTCCGACCGGCTATTTCATAAAATCCGATGCAGGTTGGGCTTGCAACTGGTAACCATGAAAGACACCATGCGTCATTTCACGTCTAAGCACGAACGCCCGCATCTGACTATTTTTGCCGGAGATCAGAGTCCGATGAAAAGCGAGATACAACACTGGTGCCGGTTTTTGAATCAGGATACGCCTGTATACCTGGGGGCTGAAAAAATAGCCAGGAAGTATGATATCCCTGTGCTATTTGTGGAGATGATCCAGGTAAAGCGCTTCTGCTACAAGTTAACATTACATAAAGTTACCGATCATCCGAAGGAAGAACCTACATTTGCCATCACAAATCATCATACCCGTATGCTGGAGGAAGCGATCATGCGCCAGCCTGAACTGTGGCTATGGTCACATAAGAGATGGAAGCATAGCCCTGAGCACGCACATTCCCAGGTATAG
- a CDS encoding glycosyltransferase family 2 protein, translating to MDQIAIVILNWNGCGLLSRFVPGIVAHSDGARVVVVDNGSTDDSVAWLSQHHPSVEVIRHKQNLGFTGGYNEALKHVQAKYYVILNSDVEVTPGWLQPMLEWMETEDRLGAIQPKLLAEKQRHLFEYAGAGGGFIDKYGFPFCRGRLFQDIEEDHGQFNDRREVFWASGACMFIRSEAFHAAGGFDSDFFAHMEEIDLCWRLKRMGYAIGYCGSSTVYHMGGATLITGSPRKTYLNFRNNLCMLFKNLPEKKFARTLIIKMVLDGIASIRFLLEGHGLSSLAVLKAHLYMYGHMRMLRSKRNELKRQASVSEVSNVYGKSIVWTHYVMRKHRFDELEAGRFRAPAEEISLSY from the coding sequence ATGGATCAGATTGCCATAGTGATATTGAATTGGAACGGGTGCGGGTTGCTCTCCAGGTTCGTTCCCGGGATTGTTGCCCACAGCGACGGTGCCCGTGTGGTGGTGGTGGACAACGGCTCTACGGATGATTCAGTGGCCTGGCTGAGCCAACACCATCCGTCTGTGGAGGTGATTCGTCACAAACAAAACCTGGGATTCACCGGTGGCTACAATGAAGCGCTTAAGCATGTTCAGGCCAAGTATTATGTGATCCTGAATTCAGATGTTGAGGTTACGCCCGGGTGGTTGCAACCCATGCTGGAGTGGATGGAAACAGAGGATCGGTTGGGAGCGATTCAACCCAAACTTCTGGCAGAAAAGCAACGCCACCTTTTCGAATATGCCGGGGCGGGAGGAGGCTTCATTGATAAGTACGGTTTTCCGTTTTGCAGGGGGCGTTTGTTTCAGGATATTGAAGAAGATCACGGTCAGTTCAATGATCGTCGAGAGGTGTTTTGGGCCAGCGGTGCATGTATGTTCATCCGCTCGGAAGCCTTTCATGCCGCCGGCGGTTTCGATAGCGACTTTTTCGCACACATGGAAGAGATTGACCTGTGCTGGCGCTTGAAGCGCATGGGGTACGCCATTGGTTATTGTGGGAGTTCAACGGTGTATCATATGGGTGGAGCTACATTGATCACCGGCAGCCCGCGTAAAACCTACCTGAATTTTCGGAACAACCTCTGCATGCTGTTTAAGAACCTTCCTGAAAAGAAATTTGCACGTACCCTGATCATCAAGATGGTGTTAGATGGTATCGCCAGTATCAGGTTCCTCCTCGAAGGGCATGGATTGAGTTCTTTGGCCGTGCTGAAGGCGCATCTTTATATGTATGGCCACATGAGGATGCTGCGATCCAAACGCAATGAACTGAAACGTCAAGCGAGCGTGAGTGAGGTGTCCAATGTGTATGGTAAAAGCATTGTTTGGACACACTATGTGATGCGCAAACACCGGTTTGATGAATTGGAGGCGGGCCGGTTCCGGGCGCCTGCAGAAGAAATCAGCTTGTCTTATTGA
- the aroQ gene encoding type II 3-dehydroquinate dehydratase, with the protein MQLAIINGPNLNLLGKREPEVYGHQTFEDYLEALRKLFPKIELTYHQSNVEGELVTFIQEAGFSLDGIILNAGAYTHTSVAIRDAISAIKAPVVEVHISNVYTREPFRHESLIAPVCKGSIVGFGMDSYRLGIESFLNKTS; encoded by the coding sequence ATGCAACTTGCCATCATCAACGGACCCAACCTCAATTTACTGGGAAAAAGGGAACCGGAAGTTTACGGTCATCAAACTTTCGAAGACTACCTGGAAGCGCTTAGGAAGCTATTTCCAAAGATTGAACTCACTTACCATCAAAGCAACGTGGAAGGTGAATTGGTAACCTTTATCCAGGAAGCCGGTTTCTCGCTGGATGGCATCATCCTCAATGCCGGTGCATACACCCACACCTCCGTGGCCATCAGGGATGCCATTTCCGCCATCAAGGCACCGGTGGTTGAAGTTCACATTTCCAATGTATATACCCGCGAACCATTCCGCCATGAGAGCCTTATAGCACCGGTATGCAAAGGAAGTATCGTGGGATTCGGGATGGATTCCTACCGCCTCGGTATCGAAAGTTTTCTCAATAAGACAAGCTGA
- a CDS encoding CoA-binding protein has translation MKVLVLGASLKSDRYSYKAVERLRAAGYETAAVGMQTGAIGDVEVLTGRPEVPDVDTISLYVGQAHQPEWYDYIFSLKPRRIIMNPGTENPELMQMAAERGVETEMACTLVLLATHQFGGPEKTV, from the coding sequence ATGAAAGTTTTGGTACTGGGAGCCAGCCTCAAATCTGACCGTTATTCATACAAGGCGGTTGAACGCTTGCGTGCCGCCGGTTATGAAACTGCGGCGGTGGGTATGCAGACAGGAGCCATAGGAGATGTGGAAGTACTGACCGGTAGGCCTGAAGTGCCTGATGTGGATACCATCAGCCTGTATGTCGGACAAGCACATCAACCCGAATGGTATGATTACATCTTCTCTCTCAAACCCCGCAGAATTATTATGAACCCGGGGACGGAGAACCCCGAGTTGATGCAAATGGCGGCGGAAAGAGGTGTTGAAACAGAAATGGCCTGCACCCTTGTGCTGCTGGCCACCCACCAGTTCGGAGGTCCGGAAAAAACGGTTTAA
- a CDS encoding sigma-70 family RNA polymerase sigma factor encodes MPSGNVRLLQRLSDAELLDAIRSGQDQAPIGELFARHGRLLLGVCMKYLRDEEESKDAVMDIFMTLGDKIRRHEVTHLKSWLYILAKNHCLMQMRKRKEVRTTSDPENNPSLMELPEVLHPNEKGELEKKLTNLEAALKQLKPEHEKCIRLFYLEKKSYQEVADATGFDLKQVKSYIQNGKRNLAILLGTGP; translated from the coding sequence ATGCCATCAGGTAATGTCAGACTTCTGCAACGATTGAGCGACGCCGAGTTGTTGGATGCCATCCGCTCGGGTCAAGATCAGGCACCGATTGGTGAACTGTTCGCCCGCCACGGAAGACTGTTGCTGGGCGTCTGTATGAAATACCTGAGAGATGAAGAAGAAAGCAAAGATGCCGTGATGGACATTTTCATGACGTTGGGTGACAAGATCCGCCGGCATGAGGTCACCCATCTCAAAAGCTGGCTGTACATACTGGCAAAGAATCATTGCCTGATGCAGATGAGAAAACGGAAGGAAGTCAGGACCACATCGGACCCTGAAAACAACCCCAGCCTTATGGAACTTCCCGAAGTTTTGCATCCCAATGAAAAAGGAGAACTTGAAAAGAAACTCACCAATCTGGAAGCCGCATTGAAACAGTTGAAGCCGGAGCATGAAAAGTGCATCCGACTCTTCTACCTGGAAAAGAAGTCTTACCAGGAGGTGGCAGATGCAACCGGATTCGACCTGAAGCAGGTGAAGAGCTATATTCAAAACGGAAAAAGAAACCTGGCCATCCTGCTGGGAACAGGACCATGA
- a CDS encoding SRPBCC family protein, which produces MGKAIKIVLGSFLAVLFIFAVITPFVETKRKVVRSVDINVPSEKVFEQINVPRNWLNWTSADSRCPDTKFYYSGNVEGRDAKLSAESKTCGNVSYQITKSTVNEIVAFDINIENSGMLGKGSITIDPAPSGGVRVDFINIWDLGDVPFYKRLFAVMMFDSMVGGDLEHKAQGLKAFCESASH; this is translated from the coding sequence ATGGGTAAGGCTATCAAGATCGTTCTGGGTTCGTTTCTGGCTGTTCTGTTTATTTTCGCCGTGATCACACCATTTGTGGAAACCAAAAGGAAGGTGGTTCGTTCGGTGGACATCAATGTGCCTTCTGAAAAAGTATTTGAGCAGATCAATGTTCCCAGGAACTGGTTGAACTGGACATCTGCTGACAGCCGTTGTCCGGATACAAAGTTTTACTACAGCGGCAATGTGGAAGGTCGCGACGCCAAACTGAGTGCCGAAAGCAAGACTTGTGGCAATGTTAGTTATCAGATCACCAAAAGCACGGTGAATGAGATTGTGGCTTTTGACATCAACATTGAAAACTCCGGTATGCTGGGCAAAGGGTCCATTACCATTGATCCTGCTCCTTCAGGGGGTGTAAGGGTTGATTTTATCAACATCTGGGATCTTGGCGACGTTCCGTTTTACAAAAGACTTTTTGCCGTGATGATGTTTGATTCGATGGTGGGCGGAGACCTTGAGCACAAGGCACAGGGCTTGAAGGCCTTCTGTGAATCTGCATCTCACTGA
- the tsaD gene encoding tRNA (adenosine(37)-N6)-threonylcarbamoyltransferase complex transferase subunit TsaD, with protein MKDVTLLAIESSCDDTSAAVSVNDKILSNIMAGQKVHEQYGGVVPELASRAHLQHIIPVVDTALKTAGKQLKDVDAIAYTRGPGLLGSLLVGVSFAKGLALALNKPMITVNHMEAHVMAHFIRDGSPIPPLPFLCLTVSGGHTQLVLVEEGYHMKVIGQTLDDAAGEAFDKSARMLDLPYPGGPLLDKYGAEGNPEAYTFAHPRVEGFDFSFSGLKTSILYFLQSEVGKNPAFIKENMADLCASIQHTITMILLEKLEKAAEETGIRHVAIAGGVSANSYLRKKMQERAQEKDWNTYIPAFGFCTDNAAMIAMAGYIKYKKGEFADWNAVPAARWPVGQ; from the coding sequence ATGAAAGACGTGACATTGCTTGCGATTGAATCTTCCTGCGATGATACCTCGGCGGCCGTGTCGGTGAACGACAAGATCCTGTCGAACATCATGGCAGGTCAGAAAGTACATGAACAATATGGAGGTGTAGTGCCCGAGCTGGCTTCCCGGGCCCATCTTCAGCACATCATCCCTGTTGTGGATACCGCGCTGAAAACTGCAGGTAAACAATTAAAGGATGTGGATGCAATCGCTTACACACGGGGGCCAGGCTTACTAGGATCTCTGCTGGTGGGCGTGTCTTTTGCCAAGGGACTGGCGCTTGCACTGAACAAACCCATGATTACGGTGAACCACATGGAGGCCCATGTGATGGCGCACTTCATCCGCGACGGAAGCCCGATACCACCCCTTCCATTCCTGTGCCTGACCGTTTCCGGAGGTCATACGCAATTGGTACTGGTGGAGGAAGGATACCACATGAAAGTGATCGGGCAAACCCTTGACGATGCCGCCGGAGAGGCATTTGATAAATCCGCTCGCATGCTGGACCTGCCTTACCCCGGCGGGCCATTGTTGGACAAGTACGGCGCCGAAGGGAACCCGGAAGCATATACATTCGCTCATCCGCGTGTGGAAGGGTTTGATTTCAGCTTCAGCGGGCTCAAAACATCCATCCTGTATTTTCTGCAATCTGAAGTGGGAAAAAACCCGGCATTCATCAAAGAAAACATGGCCGACCTTTGTGCTTCCATTCAGCACACCATCACCATGATTTTGTTAGAGAAACTTGAAAAAGCCGCTGAGGAAACGGGCATCCGGCATGTGGCCATAGCAGGCGGGGTATCGGCCAATTCGTACCTGAGGAAAAAAATGCAGGAAAGAGCGCAGGAAAAGGATTGGAATACATACATCCCCGCATTCGGATTCTGTACAGATAACGCAGCCATGATTGCCATGGCCGGATACATCAAGTATAAGAAAGGTGAATTTGCCGATTGGAATGCGGTGCCCGCCGCGCGCTGGCCGGTAGGTCAGTGA